A window from Zingiber officinale cultivar Zhangliang chromosome 7A, Zo_v1.1, whole genome shotgun sequence encodes these proteins:
- the LOC122000248 gene encoding alanine--glyoxylate aminotransferase 2 homolog 3, mitochondrial-like, which translates to MKRLLLQRFSSSSSSLYLKRFFCQSSAVLTVDEHAAGPVSILPQMPRFDYTPPPYDGPRADEILRKRSEFLSPSFPHLYQKPLNIVDGKMQYLFDEDGRRYLDAFGGIATICCGHCHPEVIEAIINQTKRLQHPTVLYLNNAIADFAEALASKFPGDLKVLFFTNSGTEANELAMMIARLYTGCHDIISIRNSYHGNAAGTMGATAQCNWKFNVIQSGVHHALNPDQYRGVFGSDGEKYAKDVEEIIDFGTSGSVAGFISEAIQGVGGILELAPGYLPAVYRTIRKVGGLCIADEVQTGFARTGSHFWGFEAHGVVPDIVTMAKGIGNGIPIGAVITTPEIAQVLTGRCYFNTFGGNPVCTAAGHAVLKVLDKEKLQENALIVGGYLKDQLKALQEKHDIIGDVRGRGLMIGMELVTDRTKKTPAKTEILHVMELMKDMGVLVGKGGFYGNVFRITPPLCFTKEDSDFFVDVMDIALSKL; encoded by the exons ATGAAGAGGCTTCTCCTCCAAcggttttcttcctcttcttcttccctgtATCTCAAGAGATTCTTCTGCCAATCGTCTGCGGTCCTGACGGTCGATGAGCATGCCGCCGGCCCCGTTTCCATCCTCCCCCAAATGCCCCGTTTCGACTACACCCCGCCTCCCTACGACGGTCCGCGGGCGGATGAGATTCTCCGGAAGCGATCGGAGTTCCTCAGCCCTTCCTTTCCCCATCTCTACCAGAAACCC CTGAACATTGTGGATGGAAAGATGCAATACTTATTTGATGAGGATGGTCGGCGATATCTGGATGCATTTGGTGGAATTGCTACTATTTGCTGCGGTCATTGCCACCCTGAAGTTATTGAGGCAATAATCAATCAGACAAAGAGACTGCAGCACCCTACTGTTTTGTATCTGAACAATGCCATTGCAGATTTTGCTGAAGCATTAGCTTCCAAGTTTCCTGGGGATCTCAAG GTCCTTTTTTTCACAAATTCTGGAACTGAAGCAAATGAGTTGGCCATGATGATTGCTCGTCTCTATACTGGTTGTCATGATATAATATCAATTAGAAATTCCTACCATGGGAATGCAGCTGGGACAATGGGTGCAACTGCTCAATGCAACTGGAAATTCAATGTTATTCAG AGTGGAGTCCACCATGCACTGAATCCAGATCAATACAGGGGAGTCTTTGGTTCGGATGGTGAAAAATATGCTAAAGATGTTGAAGAAATAATCGACTTTGGCACTTCTGGTAGTGTTGCAGGTTTCATTTCAGAAGCAATACAG GGAGTAGGTGGAATACTGGAATTGGCACCTGGTTACTTGCCTGCTGTATACAGAACCATAAGAAAAGTTGGAGGTCTCTGCATAGCCGACGAGGTGCAGACTGGATTTGCACGCACAGGAAGTCACTTCTGGGGTTTCGAAGCTCACGGAGTGGTGCCGGATATCGTTACAATGGCTAAG GGTATTGGAAATGGTATACCGATAGGTGCAGTGATTACTACTCCAGAAATTGCTCAAGTCCTGACTGGCCGATGTTATTTTAATACCTTTGGTGGTAATCCAGTATGTACAGCAGCTGGCCATGCTGTTCTTAAAGTTCTTGACAAAGAAAAACTTCAAGAAAATGCTTTAATTGTCGGTGGTTACTTGAAAGATCAACTCAAGGCACTTCAAGAAAAGCATGACA TCATTGGTGATGTACGGGGAAGAGGTCTGATGATCGGAATGGAGTTAGTCACTGATCGCACAAAGAAGACCCCTGCTAAAACAGAAATCTTGCATGTGATGGAGTTGATGAAAG ACATGGGTGTATTGGTCGGAAAAGGCGGCTTTTATGGAAATGTTTTCCGAATAACTCCGCCTCTCTGCTTCACAAAGGAAGACTCAG ATTTCTTCGTCGATGTGATGGATATTGCACTATCCAAGTTATGA